In the genome of Streptomyces sp. NBC_00190, one region contains:
- a CDS encoding MFS transporter, with protein MTSQITVDEQVPAKEPGSAPARTGLRGHPWLTLFAVAIGVMMVALDGTIVAVANPAIAADLDASLADIQWITNGYMLALAVSLITAGKLGDRFGHRQTFLIGIAGFGLSSAVIGMSEGVELVITARVAQGLFGALLMPAALGLLRATFPAEKLNMAIGIWGMVIGASTAAGPIIGGLLVEHRSWQSVFFINVPVGVVALLLGLFILVDHRAPNAPRSFDILGILLLSGAMFSLIWALIKAGEWGWGDWKTLFFLAASVLCFAFFAVWETKVAEPLIPLGMFRSLPLSAGTVLMVLMAFAFMGGLFFVTFYLQNVHGMSPVDSGLHLLPLTGMMIVGSPLAGAVITWVGPRIPLVGGMVATAVACFGMARLTPGTGTLTMSLWFALLGLGLAPVMVGATEVIVGNAPLELSGVAGGLQQAAMQVGGSLGTAVLGAVMASAVGNSFGDNWHAAGLPPLAPQEQALVEKGVQVGMAPVQPGTPEPVAQAIADVAHDTFVSGMSTAFTVAGVVAVLAAVVACFTKRGENAAAGVGAAHV; from the coding sequence ATGACTAGTCAGATCACCGTCGACGAGCAGGTGCCCGCCAAGGAACCAGGATCGGCACCGGCCCGTACGGGCCTGCGCGGCCACCCCTGGCTGACCCTCTTCGCCGTCGCGATCGGCGTCATGATGGTCGCCCTCGACGGCACGATCGTCGCCGTCGCCAACCCCGCGATCGCGGCGGACCTCGATGCCTCGCTCGCCGACATCCAGTGGATCACCAACGGGTACATGCTGGCCCTCGCGGTCTCCCTGATCACCGCGGGCAAGCTCGGCGACCGCTTCGGCCACCGCCAGACCTTCCTCATAGGCATCGCCGGCTTCGGGCTCTCCTCCGCCGTGATCGGCATGTCCGAGGGCGTCGAGCTCGTCATCACCGCCCGTGTCGCGCAGGGCCTCTTCGGCGCGCTGCTGATGCCCGCCGCGCTCGGCCTGCTGCGCGCCACCTTCCCCGCCGAGAAGCTCAACATGGCCATCGGCATCTGGGGCATGGTCATCGGGGCCTCGACGGCCGCCGGGCCCATCATCGGCGGCCTCCTCGTCGAGCACCGCAGCTGGCAGTCCGTCTTCTTCATCAACGTCCCCGTCGGGGTCGTCGCGCTGCTCCTGGGCCTGTTCATCCTCGTCGACCACCGCGCTCCGAACGCCCCCCGCTCCTTCGACATCCTGGGCATCCTGCTGCTGTCGGGCGCGATGTTCTCCCTCATCTGGGCCCTGATCAAGGCCGGGGAGTGGGGCTGGGGCGACTGGAAGACCCTGTTCTTCCTCGCCGCCTCCGTGCTCTGCTTCGCGTTCTTCGCCGTCTGGGAGACGAAGGTCGCGGAACCGCTGATCCCGCTGGGCATGTTCCGCTCGCTGCCGCTGTCCGCGGGCACCGTGCTGATGGTGCTGATGGCCTTCGCCTTCATGGGCGGCCTGTTCTTCGTCACCTTCTACCTGCAGAACGTGCACGGCATGAGCCCGGTCGACAGCGGTCTGCACCTGCTTCCGCTGACCGGCATGATGATCGTCGGTTCGCCGCTGGCCGGCGCCGTCATCACCTGGGTCGGCCCGCGGATCCCGCTCGTCGGGGGCATGGTCGCCACCGCCGTCGCCTGCTTCGGGATGGCCCGGCTGACCCCGGGCACCGGCACGCTCACGATGTCGCTCTGGTTCGCCCTGCTCGGCCTCGGGCTCGCGCCCGTCATGGTCGGCGCCACCGAGGTCATCGTCGGCAACGCCCCGCTGGAGCTGTCCGGCGTGGCCGGCGGGCTCCAGCAGGCCGCCATGCAGGTCGGCGGCAGCCTCGGCACCGCCGTCCTGGGCGCGGTCATGGCCAGCGCCGTCGGCAACTCGTTCGGGGACAACTGGCACGCCGCCGGGCTGCCTCCGCTCGCCCCGCAGGAGCAGGCTCTCGTGGAGAAGGGGGTCCAGGTCGGCATGGCCCCCGTCCAGCCGGGCACCCCGGAGCCCGTCGCGCAGGCGATCGCCGACGTCGCGCACGACACCTTCGTGTCCGGCATGAGCACCGCCTTCACCGTCGCCGGCGTGGTCGCGGTCCTCGCCGCCGTCGTCGCCTGCTTCACCAAGCGCGGCGAGAACGCCGCCGCGGGGGTGGGCGCCGCGCACGTCTGA
- a CDS encoding TetR/AcrR family transcriptional regulator, whose amino-acid sequence MTDERPAPAAPVAAGLRERKKRRTRDALLRAALLLFISQGYERTTVDEITDAVDVSQRTFFRYFANKEEVAFAVQDLVESHFFAELQARPPSEGPFAAMRGAVLAAWDTVEEAISEVVPVDLYMRSYQLIESTPALLAVHLRRSTELEERIARLIAAREGLDVDADPRPRVAVAAFSGVMRVTGRLWGQGEDTSVAAIRRMTEAYLDQIGPALAADWRRTPATGRD is encoded by the coding sequence ATGACCGACGAACGGCCGGCGCCGGCCGCACCGGTGGCGGCGGGCCTGCGCGAACGCAAGAAGCGGCGCACCCGGGACGCGCTGCTGCGCGCCGCCCTGCTGCTCTTCATCTCCCAGGGGTACGAGCGGACCACCGTCGACGAGATCACCGACGCCGTGGACGTGTCGCAGCGGACCTTCTTCCGCTACTTCGCGAACAAGGAGGAGGTCGCCTTCGCCGTCCAGGACCTGGTCGAGTCGCACTTCTTCGCCGAGCTGCAGGCCCGGCCGCCCTCCGAGGGCCCCTTCGCGGCGATGCGGGGCGCGGTGCTCGCCGCCTGGGACACCGTCGAGGAGGCCATCTCCGAGGTGGTCCCCGTCGACCTCTACATGCGCAGCTACCAGCTGATCGAGTCCACCCCGGCCCTCCTCGCCGTGCACCTGCGTCGCTCCACCGAGTTGGAGGAGCGGATCGCCCGGCTGATCGCCGCCCGCGAGGGACTGGACGTGGACGCCGATCCCCGGCCGCGGGTGGCCGTCGCCGCGTTCTCGGGTGTGATGCGAGTCACGGGCCGGCTGTGGGGGCAGGGCGAGGACACCAGCGTGGCCGCGATCCGGCGGATGACCGAGGCGTACCTGGACCAGATCGGCCCCGCCCTGGCTGCGGATTGGCGCCGTACGCCCGCCACGGGCCGGGACTGA
- a CDS encoding peptidase inhibitor family I36 protein produces MRTWSTTFAVAGLALAALVPSTSGAAHAAGPATLGACATGQLCLWAKPEFKGTRNTHELSTLDINSCTALPAGTSAQSLTNRLGRPVTTYQSAQCAETGEFQTYPGDGVWLPQSPYQVRAFKVWET; encoded by the coding sequence ATGCGTACGTGGAGCACCACTTTCGCCGTCGCCGGCCTGGCCCTCGCCGCTCTCGTCCCGAGCACGTCCGGCGCGGCGCACGCCGCCGGCCCGGCCACCCTCGGGGCCTGTGCGACCGGACAGCTGTGCCTGTGGGCGAAGCCGGAGTTCAAGGGCACCCGGAACACCCACGAGCTGAGCACCCTGGACATCAACAGCTGCACCGCCCTGCCCGCGGGGACCAGCGCCCAGTCCCTCACCAACCGGCTCGGCCGCCCGGTGACCACCTACCAGTCGGCGCAGTGCGCCGAGACCGGCGAGTTCCAGACCTACCCGGGCGACGGGGTCTGGCTGCCGCAGTCGCCGTACCAGGTCAGGGCGTTCAAGGTGTGGGAGACGTAG